In the genome of Planococcus donghaensis, the window GGTGATGAGGTGTTGCGATATATACAATGTCAATTTGTTTATCTGAAAGCATACTGTCCATACTTTTATAAACGTGTTCTACACCTATATGTTCAGCGAAAGCTTTGGTTTTTTCATAATTTCTGCCCCAAACGCCAAACACGTGACCATTCACGTCATGAATCGCTTTCCCAAAGTCTTCAGCTATACTACCTGGTCCGATGATACCCCAATTTAATCGTTTCATCTTTATCTCCCTTTCTCAATAAAAAGATAGTAACGCCTACTTCTTGAGTTAAAACTTCTCAGAGTAATTGATGCAAACCAATATACATTAATTACTCTAAGAATTTATATATATCCTCTTTACAAAGTTAAATCAAGAACTTGACTATCTAAATTTTCTAGTTAGCGCCTCTCTTATTTTTTCTGGCGAGAGTTAAAGTCTTGTTCAATTTCTTTTTTCCAGCTGCGATTCATTTTTTTACCTGTTCGAAAAGAACTGACAGCTTCACTCACCACATCATAGTTAAGTTGGGTACCTTCAGCGTCCGCATGATAATTCACCGCAAAATCTTCTCCTACCCCGAACTGCCTAGCTGTGGCGACGGCATCGATATTCGCTCCAAGAAAGATAAACTCCCAATTTGCCGTATTTTTCTGCATCGCAATCATTTCATGAATTTTTTTATACGAGTATTCACAGCTGGAATTTTCCATACCATCTGTCGTAATTACTACCAATACCCTGTCTGCCCGTTGTTCTTGCAAAGTGCTTTTTTGCACATTGCTTATTTTCTGGATGGTCGAACCGATCGCATCAAGCAAGGCTGTCATTCCACCCACTTGGTAATCCTCTTCAGTAATTAGAGCAACTCCTGTTACCGGAATTCGATCATGTAGCAACTCATAGTCCTGATTGAACAATACCGTCGTGACACGAACTTCTCCGGGTAACTTCCGCTGTTTTTCAAGCAATGCATTAAATCCACCAATTGTGTCCTTCTCTAGCCCTGCCATCGACCCACTCTTATCCAATATAAAAACCAATTCTGTCGTTTCATTTCTCATCATACATTCCTCCTTAAGTTTTCTTTACAACTTAAGGGTATGATTTTCAACACGCCAATGGGTCGCTCCTAAAGCGACATTTTACGCACCCAGTAGTACTTGGTCAAAAGCGAACAAAACCTCATTTATTTCATAAATATTGTAGTTTCCCCGCTCAATAAAATATAGAATAATTAAATCAAATTTATGACTTTTAGATAACCTATACCCAGCTTTCTCAAGCAATTCCTCCGTTTCCAAAAGATCTAGCTCGAGCGCTACAGCAAATGCAATTATGGTTTTTTTCATCGGTGTATAATTAGGCGAATTGCGTATTTTAGAAAACAGCTTTCGGTCAATATTTGCTTTTTTATACGTTTCAATGTCCGTCATGCCCTTTTCGTCTATAAAACGAAACAATCGCGCTGAAAAAGATTCATCTAAATTCCCTAACACGTCATCTAAACTAAGTTCAATCTCAGGACTATAGAAGATATGTTCGTTGTCACTTTTTTTGCGATATCGCATATCTTGTTCTTCTAGTATTCGAACTTCATTTTCATCAATAAAAGCCGCAATCGATTGATAACGGTTTTTGCTGATTCCAAAAGACTTTTTATCGAACACTACGAGATAGATATGCATTTCATGGTCCGCTAAAAATTTTTCAATGACAGAAACCGCAATTTGTAAAGCAGGCTCTTTTGGATAACCGAAAATTCCCGTAGAAATAAGCGGAAATGAAATTGACTTACAACC includes:
- a CDS encoding vWA domain-containing protein; the encoded protein is MRNETTELVFILDKSGSMAGLEKDTIGGFNALLEKQRKLPGEVRVTTVLFNQDYELLHDRIPVTGVALITEEDYQVGGMTALLDAIGSTIQKISNVQKSTLQEQRADRVLVVITTDGMENSSCEYSYKKIHEMIAMQKNTANWEFIFLGANIDAVATARQFGVGEDFAVNYHADAEGTQLNYDVVSEAVSSFRTGKKMNRSWKKEIEQDFNSRQKK
- a CDS encoding macro domain-containing protein — encoded protein: MPFEIVRNDITKMKTDAIVNAANTSLKMGGGVCGAIFSAAGSHALQEACDQIGHCDVGSAVQTKAFSLDANYIIHTVGPVWQGGGKHEEQSLRSCYENSLKLAHQLGCKSISFPLISTGIFGYPKEPALQIAVSVIEKFLADHEMHIYLVVFDKKSFGISKNRYQSIAAFIDENEVRILEEQDMRYRKKSDNEHIFYSPEIELSLDDVLGNLDESFSARLFRFIDEKGMTDIETYKKANIDRKLFSKIRNSPNYTPMKKTIIAFAVALELDLLETEELLEKAGYRLSKSHKFDLIILYFIERGNYNIYEINEVLFAFDQVLLGA